The Pseudomonadota bacterium nucleotide sequence GATTACCCCTGTTGGAAAATACTTGAGAAAAATTAGAGTTGACGAGCTTCCTCAACTTCTCAACGTGCTAAAGGGTGATATGAGTCTTGTTGGGCCAAGACCGCTTCCCATTCGAGACTATGAAGGTTTTAATGAAGACTGGCAGCGTCGCCGTTTCAGTGTTCGTCCCGGAATCACCTGTCTGTGGCAAATCGGCGAACAGCGCTCTATACCTTTTAAAAAATGGATGGAACTCGATATGCAGTATATAGACCAGTGGTCCTTATGGCTTGATTTCAAAATTCTCCTGAAAACCATACCTGCAATGTTTAAGGGGCTGTAACGGAAACTACACCTGTTAGAAACTATAAAGTTGAAGAAAACACCATCCTTCTCGTTCTTGCCGAAGTAGTAACCCAGGCCTTTGGCTTTGCGGTCTCAATAATGGTTGCCCGTATGCTTGGAGTGGAAAGCTATGGCCTCCTTGCATTCGCCTACAGCCTCTCATTGTTATGTCTTGTTGTGCCATCCTTTGGTTTCGACAGCCTGACGGTTCGTGAATTAGCCCGTAAGCCCTCAAGGGCCAGCCGTTTTCTCGTTCATATTTCTCTCGTAAGGTGGCTGTTCAACCTCCCTATGGCCGGGGTATGTTTACTGATAGTACTGCTTAGCTCCGGGAATGGAGGAAGATTATTTATAGTTTTGATAGTTTTTTTAATCATGGCAACACAACAACACATGCTGTTTATATGCTCTTTTTTTCGCGCTTTTCAGGAATTGAGAAGGGAAACCTTTATTAGAATCCTTCTTGCATTTCTATGGCTTTTAACCGGCATTCTGGTATTGTTCGCTGGGTTTGGATTAGGACCTTTTCTGAGCTCAAGATTGGCGGTATCAATTCTATGCCTTGGATTAGCCATTTTTTTACTAAAAAAGGATTTCGGGATTGTTATAGAAAGGTTCAGATGGAGATATGCAAAAGTCCTCATTAGAACGGGTACGCCATTGGCCCTCTTTCATATTTTCTCTATGACCTTTAATTCCCTCAACCTCGTAATATTGGGGTTGATAAAAGGAGATACTGCTACAGGATACTACTCCGCTGCAGAAAAGATTCTTACACTTCTTTTTGTGATACCTGTCAGTCTGGCATGGGCTACGTTTCCTTTGCTTTCAAAACAATGGCCGGATTCACATGAGACCTTTCTTGGAACATACAAAAAGGCAATCAGGTATCTATTACTCCTTGCAATTCCTATTTCGATAGGGGCCTTTTTGTTTGGAGAGAAAGTTATAGTTTTGCTTTTTGGCAAAGAATTTCTGCCAAGTGTGATTTTGATAAAAATTTTAGCACTGAGTATAGTACCATTTTTCATTACCCAAATTAATAATACTGCTCTCCTTTCTATGGATAAACAGGGTATAGCAATCCGGGGAATGATACTGGGGTTAATGGTCGTCCTCATTTCTTCTTTGATATTCATACCTCGTTTAGGACCTGTTGGATCGGCTCTCTCCTGGACAATATCGACTTTTGCCGTTTTATTTTTTGAATTATATGTGCTGTTTTGGAG carries:
- a CDS encoding flippase: MLLVLAEVVTQAFGFAVSIMVARMLGVESYGLLAFAYSLSLLCLVVPSFGFDSLTVRELARKPSRASRFLVHISLVRWLFNLPMAGVCLLIVLLSSGNGGRLFIVLIVFLIMATQQHMLFICSFFRAFQELRRETFIRILLAFLWLLTGILVLFAGFGLGPFLSSRLAVSILCLGLAIFLLKKDFGIVIERFRWRYAKVLIRTGTPLALFHIFSMTFNSLNLVILGLIKGDTATGYYSAAEKILTLLFVIPVSLAWATFPLLSKQWPDSHETFLGTYKKAIRYLLLLAIPISIGAFLFGEKVIVLLFGKEFLPSVILIKILALSIVPFFITQINNTALLSMDKQGIAIRGMILGLMVVLISSLIFIPRLGPVGSALSWTISTFAVLFFELYVLFWSLYCKDTFLTFLRSAFAGCIMAFAILLLDRFTTMLPILVSVPALLYIVMLILLREIKVYEVMLVLILLKNMGRSLVGKRGE